The Armatimonadota bacterium genome includes a window with the following:
- a CDS encoding epimerase — MTPDQLPERIEDVFQLEELLSRPDDALVECFRRLKGDILVLGAGGKMGPTLARMARRASDAAGSARRVMAVSRFSQPEARRSLEEHDVEAIPCDLLDRRQVQELPDAENVVFMAGMKFGTTGNEALTWAMNTLLPALVCERFPDARFCVFSTGNVYGLTPVAGGGSREDDPLHPEGEYAMSALGRERIFEYFSRTTGCRASIIRLNYAVEMRYGVLHDIACRIRDGAEVDVSMGYVNVIWQADASSMALRSLDLASSPPLVLNVTGPEILSVRKTAEQFARLMDRAVRFRGQESSDALLSNAGLAFQRFGRPRVSADYVIRWTADWVGRGGASLGKPTHFEERDGKF; from the coding sequence TTGACCCCTGACCAACTGCCGGAGCGCATCGAGGACGTCTTTCAACTGGAGGAGCTGCTCAGCCGTCCGGATGACGCTCTGGTGGAGTGCTTCCGCCGTCTGAAGGGCGATATCCTGGTGCTGGGCGCTGGGGGCAAGATGGGACCCACCCTGGCGCGCATGGCCCGGCGTGCAAGCGATGCGGCCGGATCGGCCCGGCGTGTGATGGCGGTGTCGCGCTTCTCGCAGCCGGAGGCGCGACGCTCACTGGAGGAGCATGACGTAGAGGCCATCCCCTGCGATCTGTTGGACCGCCGGCAGGTTCAGGAGCTCCCGGACGCTGAGAATGTGGTGTTCATGGCCGGGATGAAATTCGGCACCACCGGCAACGAGGCGCTTACCTGGGCGATGAACACCCTGCTTCCCGCCCTGGTGTGCGAGCGCTTCCCGGATGCGCGTTTCTGCGTGTTCTCCACCGGCAACGTTTACGGCCTGACTCCGGTGGCCGGTGGAGGTTCGCGCGAGGACGACCCTCTGCACCCGGAGGGCGAATACGCCATGAGCGCCCTGGGAAGGGAGCGCATTTTCGAGTATTTCAGCCGCACCACCGGCTGCCGGGCTTCCATCATCCGGCTGAACTACGCCGTGGAGATGCGCTACGGCGTGCTGCACGATATCGCCTGCAGGATCCGGGATGGCGCTGAGGTGGATGTCTCCATGGGCTATGTGAACGTCATCTGGCAGGCGGATGCCAGCAGCATGGCCCTGCGGTCCCTGGATCTCGCCTCTTCCCCGCCCCTTGTCCTGAACGTCACCGGGCCGGAGATCCTCTCCGTACGCAAGACAGCGGAACAGTTTGCCCGCCTGATGGACCGTGCCGTGCGGTTCCGAGGGCAGGAAAGTTCGGATGCCCTGCTCAGCAACGCCGGACTTGCCTTCCAACGGTTTGGCAGGCCACGGGTCTCTGCGGACTATGTGATCCGCTGGACGGCGGACTGGGTGGGACGGGGCGGAGCGTCTCTGGGAAAGCCGACTCACTTCGAAGAGCGCGATGGAAAGTTTTGA
- a CDS encoding dihydrodipicolinate synthetase: MESFDFRRTLRRGVVIPASPLALDSRRKLDERRQRALWRYYSDAGAGGIAVGVHTTQFAIRDPQIGLLRPLLELAADEMDRLDGGRKEPLVRIAGICGRTDQAIREAERAAALRFHAGLLSLAALKDAGEPELIRHCRAVGEVIPVVGFYLQPAVGGRVLPYTFWRAFAEIHSVVAVKIAPFNRYQTLDVIRAVVEAGREDIALYTGNDDSIVHDLITPFVLTRNGRRVERRIVGGLLGHWSVWTRRAVDLLLECHAACRPEGRGRLPDLLARAHQITDCNAAFFDAANGFRGCIAGIHEVLRRQGLLEGVWLLDPGERLSPGQQHEIERVCRAYPHLSDDEFVQQNLDRWLQD, translated from the coding sequence ATGGAAAGTTTTGACTTCAGGCGCACACTTCGGAGAGGAGTAGTCATCCCTGCGTCTCCCCTGGCGCTGGATTCCCGGAGAAAGCTGGACGAGCGCCGACAGCGGGCGCTGTGGCGTTACTATTCCGATGCGGGAGCCGGTGGGATCGCGGTGGGGGTGCACACCACCCAGTTCGCCATCCGCGACCCGCAGATCGGTCTGCTCCGGCCGCTTCTGGAGCTTGCGGCGGATGAGATGGACCGGCTGGATGGAGGGCGTAAGGAGCCCCTGGTGCGCATCGCCGGAATCTGCGGTCGGACGGATCAGGCGATCCGCGAGGCGGAGCGGGCGGCAGCTCTGAGATTCCACGCCGGGCTACTCAGCCTGGCAGCCCTGAAGGACGCTGGTGAGCCGGAGCTGATCCGCCATTGCCGCGCCGTAGGCGAGGTTATCCCCGTCGTGGGGTTCTATCTGCAGCCCGCCGTGGGTGGGCGGGTTCTGCCCTACACTTTCTGGAGGGCGTTCGCGGAGATCCACTCTGTCGTTGCCGTCAAAATTGCACCGTTCAACCGGTATCAGACGCTGGATGTCATCCGGGCGGTAGTCGAGGCGGGGCGTGAAGACATCGCTCTCTACACAGGCAATGATGATTCCATCGTGCACGATCTGATTACGCCCTTTGTCCTGACGCGCAACGGTCGGCGCGTGGAGCGCCGCATCGTCGGCGGCCTGCTGGGGCATTGGAGCGTCTGGACGCGCCGGGCGGTGGATCTACTTCTCGAATGCCACGCTGCCTGCCGGCCGGAAGGCCGCGGACGACTGCCGGACCTTCTGGCTCGCGCTCATCAGATCACGGACTGCAACGCAGCTTTTTTCGACGCTGCCAACGGGTTCCGGGGTTGCATCGCGGGCATTCACGAGGTGCTCCGTCGCCAGGGATTGCTGGAAGGCGTATGGTTGCTGGACCCTGGGGAGCGCCTGAGCCCCGGTCAGCAGCACGAGATCGAACGCGTCTGCCGCGCCTACCCGCACCTGTCCGACGACGAATTCGTCCAGCAGAACCTGGACCGCTGGCTGCAAGATTGA